A section of the Methanobrevibacter thaueri genome encodes:
- a CDS encoding DUF4012 domain-containing protein — MNRTKRLIVAILIVLIIGLIAIIAGALFIGHDTDLVKGEKNILVCAIDEGEDRPGMGACDMAFIIHLKDGTIRNYTPIYPGGLTHPTAAEPMEAQEQGAGSSLLLHDAFWDADNEQGMQLAKEIVEYQTNNSINSVVAINSEALDAILSAAGQLEIDGQLTNASGIDIIREEDWGNGVSRGDAVIDVVKAAATAASSNPATKSAMINAALDQYSKGNIIMDQQGAFVELLASKGFESFF, encoded by the coding sequence ATGAATAGAACAAAAAGACTCATTGTTGCAATATTGATTGTCCTTATTATTGGATTAATTGCAATAATTGCAGGTGCGCTATTCATTGGGCACGATACTGACCTGGTAAAGGGAGAAAAGAACATTTTGGTATGTGCCATTGATGAAGGGGAAGACAGGCCAGGTATGGGAGCCTGTGACATGGCATTCATCATCCATTTGAAGGATGGAACCATTAGGAATTACACTCCTATATATCCTGGAGGATTGACACATCCGACAGCTGCAGAACCAATGGAGGCTCAAGAGCAAGGTGCAGGATCCTCATTGCTATTGCATGACGCATTTTGGGATGCGGATAATGAACAAGGAATGCAGCTTGCAAAGGAAATCGTTGAATATCAAACAAACAATTCAATCAATTCAGTTGTAGCCATTAACAGTGAGGCATTGGATGCAATACTCTCCGCAGCGGGACAACTGGAAATTGATGGGCAGCTCACAAATGCCAGCGGTATCGACATCATCCGTGAAGAGGATTGGGGAAATGGAGTTTCCCGTGGAGATGCAGTAATAGATGTCGTTAAGGCGGCAGCAACAGCAGCTTCCAGTAATCCGGCAACTAAATCAGCAATGATTAATGCCGCACTTGACCAATACTCAAAAGGAAATATTATAATGGATCAGCAAGGAGCATTTGTTGAATTGCTGGCTTCAAAAGGGTTTGAATCATTTTTCTAA